Proteins encoded together in one Corynebacterium liangguodongii window:
- the epsC gene encoding serine O-acetyltransferase EpsC translates to MMKVLRTIKEDLDNARVHDPAARGDLENAIVYSGLHAIWIHRACHAMWTRGHRAPARILAQFNRFLTGIEIHPGATIGRRFFIDHGMGIVIGETAEIGDNVMLYHGVTLGGQVLTQTKRHPTIEDNVVIGAGAKILGPITIGEGSAIGANAVVTKSVPPHSIATGVPAKHRKRMSDEKRHLVDPDNYIDPGSYVI, encoded by the coding sequence ATGATGAAAGTCCTGCGGACGATCAAAGAAGACCTCGACAACGCGCGCGTACACGACCCGGCGGCCCGCGGAGACCTCGAAAACGCCATCGTGTACTCAGGCCTCCACGCGATCTGGATTCATCGCGCCTGCCACGCGATGTGGACGAGGGGGCACAGGGCCCCGGCGCGCATCCTCGCCCAGTTCAATCGGTTCCTCACCGGCATCGAGATCCACCCCGGCGCGACGATCGGGCGGCGCTTCTTTATCGACCACGGCATGGGCATCGTCATCGGGGAGACCGCCGAGATCGGCGACAACGTCATGCTCTACCACGGCGTGACGCTCGGCGGGCAGGTCCTCACCCAAACGAAACGCCACCCCACCATCGAAGACAACGTCGTCATCGGGGCCGGGGCGAAGATCTTAGGCCCCATCACGATCGGTGAGGGCTCCGCGATCGGCGCGAACGCTGTGGTCACCAAATCGGTTCCGCCGCATTCCATCGCTACCGGCGTGCCCGCTAAACACCGCAAGCGGATGAGCGACGAGAAGCGGCACCTCGTCGACCCGGATAACTACATCGACCCGGGCAGCTACGTCATCTAG